One part of the Symphalangus syndactylus isolate Jambi chromosome 1, NHGRI_mSymSyn1-v2.1_pri, whole genome shotgun sequence genome encodes these proteins:
- the PITPNM1 gene encoding membrane-associated phosphatidylinositol transfer protein 1 isoform X1 has product MLIKEYHILLPMSLDEYQVAQLYMIQKKSREESSGEGSGVEILANRPYTDGPGGSGQYTHKVYHVGSHIPGWFRALLPKAALQVEEESWNAYPYTRTRYTCPFVEKFSIEIETYYLPDGGQQPNVFNLSGAERRQRILDTIDIVRDAVAPGEYKAEEDPRLYRSVKTGRGPLSDDWARTAAQTGPLMCAYKLCKVEFRYWGMQAKIEQFIHDVGLRRVMLRAHRQAWCWQDEWTELSMADIRALEEETARMLAQRMAKCNTGSEGSEAQPPGKPSTEARAGASNTGTSDGPEAPPGPDASPDASFGKQWSSSSRSSYSSQHGGAVSPQSLSEWRMQNIARDSENSSEEEFFDAHEGFSDSEEVFPKEMTKWNSNDFIDAFASPMEVEGTPEPGAEAAKGIEDGAQAPRDSEGLDGAGELGAEACTVHALFLILHSGNILDSGPGDANSKQADVQTLSSAFEAVTRIHFPEALGHVALRLVPCPPICAAAYALVSNLSPYSHDGDSLSRSQDHIPLAALPLLATSSSRYQGAVATVIARTNQAYSAFLRSPEGAGFCGQVVLIGDGVGGILGFDALCHSANAGTGSRGSSRRGSMNNELLSPEFGPGRDPLADGVEGLGRASPEPSALPPQRIPSDMASPEPEGSQNSLQAAPATTSSGEPRRASTASCPPAASSEAPEGPSSAARLDFKVSGFFLFGSPLGLVLALRKTVMPTLEVAQMRPACEQIYNLFHAADPCASRLEPLLAPKFQAIAPLTVPRYQKFPLGDGSSLLLADTLQTHSGLFLEELEMLVPSTPTSTSGAFWKGSELATEPPAQPAAPSTTSEVVKILERWWGTKRIDYSLYCPEALTAFPTVTLPHLFHASYWESADVVAFILRQVIEKERPQLAECEEPSIYSPAFPREKWQRKRTQVKIRNVTSNHRASDTVVCEGRPQVLSGRFMYGPLDVVTLTGEKVDVYIMTQPLSGKWIYFGTEVTNSSGRLTFPVPPERALGIGVYPVRMVVRGDHTYAECCLTVVARGTEAVVFSIDGSFTASVSIMGSDPKVRAGAVDVVRHWQDSGYLIVYVTGRPDMQKHRVVAWLSQHNFPHGVVSFCDGLTHDPLRQKAMFLQSLVQEVELNIVAGYGSPKDVAVYAALGLSPSQTYIVGRAVRKLQAQCQFLSDGYVAHLGQLEAGSHSHASSGPPRAALGKSSYGVAAPVDFLRKQSQLLRSRGPSQAEREGPGTPPTTLARGKARSISLKLDSEE; this is encoded by the exons ATGCTCATCAAGGAATACCACATTCTGCTGCCCATGAGCCTGGACGAGTACCAGGTGGCCCAGCTCTACATGATCCAG AAAAAGAGCCGGGAGGAGTCTAGTGGTGAGGGCAGCGGCGTGGAGATCCTGGCCAACCGGCCCTACACAGATGGGCCCGGGGGCAGTGGGCAGTACACACACAAGGTGTACCATGTGGGATCCCACATCCCAGGCTGGTTCCGGGCACTGCTGCCCAAGGCTGCCCTGCAGGTAGAAGAGGAATCCTGGAATGCCTACCCCTACACCCGAACCCG GTACACCTGCCCTTTCGTGGAGAAATTCTCCATTGAAATCGAGACCTATTACCTGCCTGATGGGGGGCAGCAGCCAAACGTCTTCAACCTGAGCGGGGCCGAGAGGAGACAGCGCATCCTGG ACACCATCGACATCGTGCGGGATGCAGTGGCCCCAGGCGAGTACAAAGCAGAAGAGGACCCCCGGCTGTACCGCTCGGTCAAGACGGGCCGAGGGCCACTGTCTGATGACTGGGCGCGGACGGCGGCACAGACGGGGCCCCTTATGTGTGCCTATAAGCTGTGCAAGGTTGAGTTCCGCTACTGGGGCATGCAAGCCAAGATCGAGCAGTTCATCCACGATGTAG GTCTGCGTCGGGTGATGCTGCGGGCCCACCGCCAGGCCTGGTGCTGGCAGGATGAGTGGACAGAGCTGAGCATGGCTGACATCCGGGCACTGGAAGAGGAGACTGCTCGCATGCTGGCCCAGCGCATGGCCAAGTGCAACACAGGCAGTGAGGGGTCTGAAGCCCAGCCCCCCGGGAAACCAAGCACCGAGGCCCGGGCTGGGGCCAGCAACACTGGCACCTCCGATGGGCCTGAGGCCCCCCCTGGCCCAGATGCCTCCCCCGATGCCAGCTTTGGGAAGCAGTGGTCCTCATCCTCCCGTTCCTCCTACTCATCCCAACATGGAG GGGCTGTGTCTCCCCAGAGCTTGTCCGAGTGGCGCATGCAGAACATTGCCCGGGACTCCGAGAACAGCTCTGAGGAAGAGTTCTTTGATGCCCACG AAGGCTTCTCGGACAGTGAGGAGGTCTTCCCCAAGGAGATGACCAAGTGGAACTCCAATGACTTCATCGACGCCTTTGCCTCCCCAATGGAGGTGGAGGGAACGCCAG AGCCTGGAGCCGAGGCAGCTAAAGGCATTGAGGATGGGGCCCAAGCACCCAGGGACTCAGAG GGCCTGGATGGAGCCGGGGagctgggggctgaggcatgcACAGTCCACGCCCTCTTCCTTATCCTGCACAGCGGCAACATCCTGGACTCAGGCCCTGGAGACGCCAACTCCAAGCAGGCAGATGTGCAGACGCTGAGCTCTGCCTTCGAGGCGGTCACCCGCATCCACTTCCCTGAGGCTTTGGGCCATGTGGCGCTGCGACTGGTGCCCTGTCCACCCATCTGCGCCGCCGCCTATGCCCTTGTCTCCAA CCTGAGCCCTTACAGCCACGATGGTGACAGCCTGTCCCGCTCCCAAGACCACATTCCACTGGCTGCCCTGCCACTGCTGGCCACCTCATCCTCCCGCTACCAGGGCGCCGTGGCCACCGTCATTGCCCGCACCAACCAGGCCTACTCAGCCTTCCTGCGCTCACCTGAGGGTGCCGGCTTCTGTGGGCAG GTCGTGCTGATTGGAGATGGTGTTGGTGGCATCCTGGGCTTTGATGCACTTTGCCACAGTGCTAACGCAGGCACCGGGAGTCGGGGCAGCAGCCGCCGTGGGAGCATG AACAATGAGCTGCTCTCTCCGGAGTTTGGCCCAGGGCGGGACCCCCTGGCAGATGGTGTGGAAGGCCTGGGTCGGGCCAGCCCAGAACCCTCAGCCTTGCCTCCCCAGCGCATCCCCAGCGACATGGCCAGTCCTGAGCCCGAGGGCTCTCAGAACAG CCTTCAGGCAGCCCCTGCAACCACCTCCTCCGGGGAGCCCCGGCGGGCAAGCACGGCCTCCTGCCCACCCGCTGCCAGTTCCGAGGCACCTGAGGGCCCCAGCAGTGCTGCCCGCCTTGACTTCAAGgtctctggcttctttctcttcggCTCTCCACTGGGCCTGGTACTGGCTCTGCGCAAAACTGTGATGCCCACCCTGGAGG TGGCCCAGATGCGCCCAGCCTGTGAGCAGATCTACAACCTCTTCCATGCGGCCGACCCCTGCGCCTCACGCCTCGAGCCCCTGCTGGCCCCAAAGTTCCAGGCCATTGCCCCACTGACTGTGCCCCGCTACCAGAAGTTCCCCCTGGGAGACGGCTCATCCCTGCTGCTGG CCGACACTCTGCAAACGCACTCCGGCCTCTTTCTGGAGGAGCTGGAGATGCTGGTGCCCTCAACACCCACCTCTACTAGCGGTGCCTTCTGGAAGGGCAGTGAGTTGGCCACTGAGCCCCCAGCCCAGCCAGCCGCCCCCAGCACCACCAGCGAGGTGGTTAAGA TCCTGGAGCGCTGGTGGGGGACCAAGCGGATCGACTACTCGCTGTACTGCCCCGAGGCGCTCACCGCCTTTCCCACCGTCACGCTGCCCCACCTCTTCCACGCCAGCTACTGGGAGTCCGCCGACGTGGTGGCGTTCATCCTGCGCCAG GTGATCGAGAAGGAGCGGCCACAGCTGGCGGAATGCGAGGAGCCATCCATCTACAGCCCGGCCTTCCCCAGGGAGAAGTGGCAGCGAAAACGCACGCAGGTCAAGATCCGG AACGTCACTTCCAACCACCGGGCGAGCGACACGGTGGTGTGCGAGGGCCGCCCCCAGGTGCTAAGCGGGCGCTTCATGTACGGGCCCCTGGACGTCGTCACGCTAACCGGAGAGAAG GTGGATGTCTACATCATGACACAGCCGCTGTCGGGCAAGTGGATCTACTTTGGCACGGAAGTCACCAATAGCTCGGGCCGCCTCACCTTCCCAGTTCCCCCAGAGCGCGCGCTGGGCATTGGTGTCTACCCCGTGCGCATGGTGGTCAG GGGCGACCACACCTATGCCGAATGCTGCCTGACTGTGGTGGCCCGCGGCACGGAGGCTGTGGTCTTCAGCATCGACGGCTCCTTCACCGCCAGCGTCTCCATCATGGGCAGCGACCCCAAGGTGCGAGCTGGCGCCGTGGATGTGGTCAG GCACTGGCAGGACTCCGGCTACCTGATCGTGTATGTCACAGGCCGGCCGGATATGCAGAAGCACCGCGTGGTGGCCTGGCTATCGCAGCACAACTTCCCCCACGGCGTCGTCTCTTTCTGCGACGGCCTCACCCACGACCCGCTGCGCCAGAAGGCAATGTTTCTGCAGAGCCTGGTGCAGGAG GTAGAACTGAACATCGTGGCCGGTTATGGGTCTCCCAAAGATGTGGCTGTATACGCGGCACTGGGCCTGTCCCCAAGCCAGACCTACATCGTGGGCCGTGCCGTGCGGAAGCTACAGGCGCAGTGCCAG TTCCTGTCAGACGGCTATGTGGCCCACCTGGGCCAGCTGGAAGCAGGCTCACACTCGCATGCCTCCTCGGGACCCCCGAGAGCTGCCTTGGGCAAGAGCAGCTATGGTGTGGCTGCCCCCGTGGACTTCCTGCGCAAACAGAGCCAGCTGCTTCGCTCGAGGGGCCCCAGCCAGGCGGAGCGTGAGGGCCCGGGAACACCACCCACCACCCTGGCACGGGGCAAAGCACGGAGCATCAGCCTGAAGCTGGACAGCGAGGAGTGA
- the PITPNM1 gene encoding membrane-associated phosphatidylinositol transfer protein 1 isoform X2, whose protein sequence is MLIKEYHILLPMSLDEYQVAQLYMIQKKSREESSGEGSGVEILANRPYTDGPGGSGQYTHKVYHVGSHIPGWFRALLPKAALQVEEESWNAYPYTRTRYTCPFVEKFSIEIETYYLPDGGQQPNVFNLSGAERRQRILDTIDIVRDAVAPGEYKAEEDPRLYRSVKTGRGPLSDDWARTAAQTGPLMCAYKLCKVEFRYWGMQAKIEQFIHDVGLRRVMLRAHRQAWCWQDEWTELSMADIRALEEETARMLAQRMAKCNTGSEGSEAQPPGKPSTEARAGASNTGTSDGPEAPPGPDASPDASFGKQWSSSSRSSYSSQHGGAVSPQSLSEWRMQNIARDSENSSEEEFFDAHEGFSDSEEVFPKEMTKWNSNDFIDAFASPMEVEGTPEPGAEAAKGIEDGAQAPRDSEGLDGAGELGAEACTVHALFLILHSGNILDSGPGDANSKQADVQTLSSAFEAVTRIHFPEALGHVALRLVPCPPICAAAYALVSNLSPYSHDGDSLSRSQDHIPLAALPLLATSSSRYQGAVATVIARTNQAYSAFLRSPEGAGFCGQVVLIGDGVGGILGFDALCHSANAGTGSRGSSRRGSMNNELLSPEFGPGRDPLADGVEGLGRASPEPSALPPQRIPSDMASPEPEGSQNSLQAAPATTSSGEPRRASTASCPPAASSEAPEGPSSAARLDFKVSGFFLFGSPLGLVLALRKTVMPTLEVAQMRPACEQIYNLFHAADPCASRLEPLLAPKFQAIAPLTVPRYQKFPLGDGSSLLLADTLQTHSGLFLEELEMLVPSTPTSTSGAFWKGSELATEPPAQPAAPSTTSEVVKILERWWGTKRIDYSLYCPEALTAFPTVTLPHLFHASYWESADVVAFILRQVIEKERPQLAECEEPSIYSPAFPREKWQRKRTQVKIRNVTSNHRASDTVVCEGRPQVLSGRFMYGPLDVVTLTGEKVDVYIMTQPLSGKWIYFGTEVTNSSGRLTFPVPPERALGIGVYPVRMVVRGDHTYAECCLTVVARGTEAVVFSIDGSFTASVSIMGSDPKVRAGAVDVVRPAGYAEAPRGGLAIAAQLPPRRRLFLRRPHPRPAAPEGNVSAEPGAGGRTEHRGRLWVSQRCGCIRGTGPVPKPDLHRGPCRAEATGAVPVPVRRLCGPPGPAGSRLTLACLLGTPESCLGQEQLWCGCPRGLPAQTEPAASLEGPQPGGA, encoded by the exons ATGCTCATCAAGGAATACCACATTCTGCTGCCCATGAGCCTGGACGAGTACCAGGTGGCCCAGCTCTACATGATCCAG AAAAAGAGCCGGGAGGAGTCTAGTGGTGAGGGCAGCGGCGTGGAGATCCTGGCCAACCGGCCCTACACAGATGGGCCCGGGGGCAGTGGGCAGTACACACACAAGGTGTACCATGTGGGATCCCACATCCCAGGCTGGTTCCGGGCACTGCTGCCCAAGGCTGCCCTGCAGGTAGAAGAGGAATCCTGGAATGCCTACCCCTACACCCGAACCCG GTACACCTGCCCTTTCGTGGAGAAATTCTCCATTGAAATCGAGACCTATTACCTGCCTGATGGGGGGCAGCAGCCAAACGTCTTCAACCTGAGCGGGGCCGAGAGGAGACAGCGCATCCTGG ACACCATCGACATCGTGCGGGATGCAGTGGCCCCAGGCGAGTACAAAGCAGAAGAGGACCCCCGGCTGTACCGCTCGGTCAAGACGGGCCGAGGGCCACTGTCTGATGACTGGGCGCGGACGGCGGCACAGACGGGGCCCCTTATGTGTGCCTATAAGCTGTGCAAGGTTGAGTTCCGCTACTGGGGCATGCAAGCCAAGATCGAGCAGTTCATCCACGATGTAG GTCTGCGTCGGGTGATGCTGCGGGCCCACCGCCAGGCCTGGTGCTGGCAGGATGAGTGGACAGAGCTGAGCATGGCTGACATCCGGGCACTGGAAGAGGAGACTGCTCGCATGCTGGCCCAGCGCATGGCCAAGTGCAACACAGGCAGTGAGGGGTCTGAAGCCCAGCCCCCCGGGAAACCAAGCACCGAGGCCCGGGCTGGGGCCAGCAACACTGGCACCTCCGATGGGCCTGAGGCCCCCCCTGGCCCAGATGCCTCCCCCGATGCCAGCTTTGGGAAGCAGTGGTCCTCATCCTCCCGTTCCTCCTACTCATCCCAACATGGAG GGGCTGTGTCTCCCCAGAGCTTGTCCGAGTGGCGCATGCAGAACATTGCCCGGGACTCCGAGAACAGCTCTGAGGAAGAGTTCTTTGATGCCCACG AAGGCTTCTCGGACAGTGAGGAGGTCTTCCCCAAGGAGATGACCAAGTGGAACTCCAATGACTTCATCGACGCCTTTGCCTCCCCAATGGAGGTGGAGGGAACGCCAG AGCCTGGAGCCGAGGCAGCTAAAGGCATTGAGGATGGGGCCCAAGCACCCAGGGACTCAGAG GGCCTGGATGGAGCCGGGGagctgggggctgaggcatgcACAGTCCACGCCCTCTTCCTTATCCTGCACAGCGGCAACATCCTGGACTCAGGCCCTGGAGACGCCAACTCCAAGCAGGCAGATGTGCAGACGCTGAGCTCTGCCTTCGAGGCGGTCACCCGCATCCACTTCCCTGAGGCTTTGGGCCATGTGGCGCTGCGACTGGTGCCCTGTCCACCCATCTGCGCCGCCGCCTATGCCCTTGTCTCCAA CCTGAGCCCTTACAGCCACGATGGTGACAGCCTGTCCCGCTCCCAAGACCACATTCCACTGGCTGCCCTGCCACTGCTGGCCACCTCATCCTCCCGCTACCAGGGCGCCGTGGCCACCGTCATTGCCCGCACCAACCAGGCCTACTCAGCCTTCCTGCGCTCACCTGAGGGTGCCGGCTTCTGTGGGCAG GTCGTGCTGATTGGAGATGGTGTTGGTGGCATCCTGGGCTTTGATGCACTTTGCCACAGTGCTAACGCAGGCACCGGGAGTCGGGGCAGCAGCCGCCGTGGGAGCATG AACAATGAGCTGCTCTCTCCGGAGTTTGGCCCAGGGCGGGACCCCCTGGCAGATGGTGTGGAAGGCCTGGGTCGGGCCAGCCCAGAACCCTCAGCCTTGCCTCCCCAGCGCATCCCCAGCGACATGGCCAGTCCTGAGCCCGAGGGCTCTCAGAACAG CCTTCAGGCAGCCCCTGCAACCACCTCCTCCGGGGAGCCCCGGCGGGCAAGCACGGCCTCCTGCCCACCCGCTGCCAGTTCCGAGGCACCTGAGGGCCCCAGCAGTGCTGCCCGCCTTGACTTCAAGgtctctggcttctttctcttcggCTCTCCACTGGGCCTGGTACTGGCTCTGCGCAAAACTGTGATGCCCACCCTGGAGG TGGCCCAGATGCGCCCAGCCTGTGAGCAGATCTACAACCTCTTCCATGCGGCCGACCCCTGCGCCTCACGCCTCGAGCCCCTGCTGGCCCCAAAGTTCCAGGCCATTGCCCCACTGACTGTGCCCCGCTACCAGAAGTTCCCCCTGGGAGACGGCTCATCCCTGCTGCTGG CCGACACTCTGCAAACGCACTCCGGCCTCTTTCTGGAGGAGCTGGAGATGCTGGTGCCCTCAACACCCACCTCTACTAGCGGTGCCTTCTGGAAGGGCAGTGAGTTGGCCACTGAGCCCCCAGCCCAGCCAGCCGCCCCCAGCACCACCAGCGAGGTGGTTAAGA TCCTGGAGCGCTGGTGGGGGACCAAGCGGATCGACTACTCGCTGTACTGCCCCGAGGCGCTCACCGCCTTTCCCACCGTCACGCTGCCCCACCTCTTCCACGCCAGCTACTGGGAGTCCGCCGACGTGGTGGCGTTCATCCTGCGCCAG GTGATCGAGAAGGAGCGGCCACAGCTGGCGGAATGCGAGGAGCCATCCATCTACAGCCCGGCCTTCCCCAGGGAGAAGTGGCAGCGAAAACGCACGCAGGTCAAGATCCGG AACGTCACTTCCAACCACCGGGCGAGCGACACGGTGGTGTGCGAGGGCCGCCCCCAGGTGCTAAGCGGGCGCTTCATGTACGGGCCCCTGGACGTCGTCACGCTAACCGGAGAGAAG GTGGATGTCTACATCATGACACAGCCGCTGTCGGGCAAGTGGATCTACTTTGGCACGGAAGTCACCAATAGCTCGGGCCGCCTCACCTTCCCAGTTCCCCCAGAGCGCGCGCTGGGCATTGGTGTCTACCCCGTGCGCATGGTGGTCAG GGGCGACCACACCTATGCCGAATGCTGCCTGACTGTGGTGGCCCGCGGCACGGAGGCTGTGGTCTTCAGCATCGACGGCTCCTTCACCGCCAGCGTCTCCATCATGGGCAGCGACCCCAAGGTGCGAGCTGGCGCCGTGGATGTGGTCAG GCCGGCCGGATATGCAGAAGCACCGCGTGGTGGCCTGGCTATCGCAGCACAACTTCCCCCACGGCGTCGTCTCTTTCTGCGACGGCCTCACCCACGACCCGCTGCGCCAGAAGGCAATGTTTCTGCAGAGCCTGGTGCAGGAG GTAGAACTGAACATCGTGGCCGGTTATGGGTCTCCCAAAGATGTGGCTGTATACGCGGCACTGGGCCTGTCCCCAAGCCAGACCTACATCGTGGGCCGTGCCGTGCGGAAGCTACAGGCGCAGTGCCAG TTCCTGTCAGACGGCTATGTGGCCCACCTGGGCCAGCTGGAAGCAGGCTCACACTCGCATGCCTCCTCGGGACCCCCGAGAGCTGCCTTGGGCAAGAGCAGCTATGGTGTGGCTGCCCCCGTGGACTTCCTGCGCAAACAGAGCCAGCTGCTTCGCTCGAGGGGCCCCAGCCAGGCGGAGCGTGA
- the PITPNM1 gene encoding membrane-associated phosphatidylinositol transfer protein 1 isoform X3 → MANYFLCKISLNTHNSPPGLRRVMLRAHRQAWCWQDEWTELSMADIRALEEETARMLAQRMAKCNTGSEGSEAQPPGKPSTEARAGASNTGTSDGPEAPPGPDASPDASFGKQWSSSSRSSYSSQHGGAVSPQSLSEWRMQNIARDSENSSEEEFFDAHEGFSDSEEVFPKEMTKWNSNDFIDAFASPMEVEGTPEPGAEAAKGIEDGAQAPRDSEGLDGAGELGAEACTVHALFLILHSGNILDSGPGDANSKQADVQTLSSAFEAVTRIHFPEALGHVALRLVPCPPICAAAYALVSNLSPYSHDGDSLSRSQDHIPLAALPLLATSSSRYQGAVATVIARTNQAYSAFLRSPEGAGFCGQVVLIGDGVGGILGFDALCHSANAGTGSRGSSRRGSMNNELLSPEFGPGRDPLADGVEGLGRASPEPSALPPQRIPSDMASPEPEGSQNSLQAAPATTSSGEPRRASTASCPPAASSEAPEGPSSAARLDFKVSGFFLFGSPLGLVLALRKTVMPTLEVAQMRPACEQIYNLFHAADPCASRLEPLLAPKFQAIAPLTVPRYQKFPLGDGSSLLLADTLQTHSGLFLEELEMLVPSTPTSTSGAFWKGSELATEPPAQPAAPSTTSEVVKILERWWGTKRIDYSLYCPEALTAFPTVTLPHLFHASYWESADVVAFILRQVIEKERPQLAECEEPSIYSPAFPREKWQRKRTQVKIRNVTSNHRASDTVVCEGRPQVLSGRFMYGPLDVVTLTGEKVDVYIMTQPLSGKWIYFGTEVTNSSGRLTFPVPPERALGIGVYPVRMVVRGDHTYAECCLTVVARGTEAVVFSIDGSFTASVSIMGSDPKVRAGAVDVVRHWQDSGYLIVYVTGRPDMQKHRVVAWLSQHNFPHGVVSFCDGLTHDPLRQKAMFLQSLVQEVELNIVAGYGSPKDVAVYAALGLSPSQTYIVGRAVRKLQAQCQFLSDGYVAHLGQLEAGSHSHASSGPPRAALGKSSYGVAAPVDFLRKQSQLLRSRGPSQAEREGPGTPPTTLARGKARSISLKLDSEE, encoded by the exons ATGGCTAATTACTTTTTGTGCAAGATCTCCCTTAACACCCACAACAGCCCACCAG GTCTGCGTCGGGTGATGCTGCGGGCCCACCGCCAGGCCTGGTGCTGGCAGGATGAGTGGACAGAGCTGAGCATGGCTGACATCCGGGCACTGGAAGAGGAGACTGCTCGCATGCTGGCCCAGCGCATGGCCAAGTGCAACACAGGCAGTGAGGGGTCTGAAGCCCAGCCCCCCGGGAAACCAAGCACCGAGGCCCGGGCTGGGGCCAGCAACACTGGCACCTCCGATGGGCCTGAGGCCCCCCCTGGCCCAGATGCCTCCCCCGATGCCAGCTTTGGGAAGCAGTGGTCCTCATCCTCCCGTTCCTCCTACTCATCCCAACATGGAG GGGCTGTGTCTCCCCAGAGCTTGTCCGAGTGGCGCATGCAGAACATTGCCCGGGACTCCGAGAACAGCTCTGAGGAAGAGTTCTTTGATGCCCACG AAGGCTTCTCGGACAGTGAGGAGGTCTTCCCCAAGGAGATGACCAAGTGGAACTCCAATGACTTCATCGACGCCTTTGCCTCCCCAATGGAGGTGGAGGGAACGCCAG AGCCTGGAGCCGAGGCAGCTAAAGGCATTGAGGATGGGGCCCAAGCACCCAGGGACTCAGAG GGCCTGGATGGAGCCGGGGagctgggggctgaggcatgcACAGTCCACGCCCTCTTCCTTATCCTGCACAGCGGCAACATCCTGGACTCAGGCCCTGGAGACGCCAACTCCAAGCAGGCAGATGTGCAGACGCTGAGCTCTGCCTTCGAGGCGGTCACCCGCATCCACTTCCCTGAGGCTTTGGGCCATGTGGCGCTGCGACTGGTGCCCTGTCCACCCATCTGCGCCGCCGCCTATGCCCTTGTCTCCAA CCTGAGCCCTTACAGCCACGATGGTGACAGCCTGTCCCGCTCCCAAGACCACATTCCACTGGCTGCCCTGCCACTGCTGGCCACCTCATCCTCCCGCTACCAGGGCGCCGTGGCCACCGTCATTGCCCGCACCAACCAGGCCTACTCAGCCTTCCTGCGCTCACCTGAGGGTGCCGGCTTCTGTGGGCAG GTCGTGCTGATTGGAGATGGTGTTGGTGGCATCCTGGGCTTTGATGCACTTTGCCACAGTGCTAACGCAGGCACCGGGAGTCGGGGCAGCAGCCGCCGTGGGAGCATG AACAATGAGCTGCTCTCTCCGGAGTTTGGCCCAGGGCGGGACCCCCTGGCAGATGGTGTGGAAGGCCTGGGTCGGGCCAGCCCAGAACCCTCAGCCTTGCCTCCCCAGCGCATCCCCAGCGACATGGCCAGTCCTGAGCCCGAGGGCTCTCAGAACAG CCTTCAGGCAGCCCCTGCAACCACCTCCTCCGGGGAGCCCCGGCGGGCAAGCACGGCCTCCTGCCCACCCGCTGCCAGTTCCGAGGCACCTGAGGGCCCCAGCAGTGCTGCCCGCCTTGACTTCAAGgtctctggcttctttctcttcggCTCTCCACTGGGCCTGGTACTGGCTCTGCGCAAAACTGTGATGCCCACCCTGGAGG TGGCCCAGATGCGCCCAGCCTGTGAGCAGATCTACAACCTCTTCCATGCGGCCGACCCCTGCGCCTCACGCCTCGAGCCCCTGCTGGCCCCAAAGTTCCAGGCCATTGCCCCACTGACTGTGCCCCGCTACCAGAAGTTCCCCCTGGGAGACGGCTCATCCCTGCTGCTGG CCGACACTCTGCAAACGCACTCCGGCCTCTTTCTGGAGGAGCTGGAGATGCTGGTGCCCTCAACACCCACCTCTACTAGCGGTGCCTTCTGGAAGGGCAGTGAGTTGGCCACTGAGCCCCCAGCCCAGCCAGCCGCCCCCAGCACCACCAGCGAGGTGGTTAAGA TCCTGGAGCGCTGGTGGGGGACCAAGCGGATCGACTACTCGCTGTACTGCCCCGAGGCGCTCACCGCCTTTCCCACCGTCACGCTGCCCCACCTCTTCCACGCCAGCTACTGGGAGTCCGCCGACGTGGTGGCGTTCATCCTGCGCCAG GTGATCGAGAAGGAGCGGCCACAGCTGGCGGAATGCGAGGAGCCATCCATCTACAGCCCGGCCTTCCCCAGGGAGAAGTGGCAGCGAAAACGCACGCAGGTCAAGATCCGG AACGTCACTTCCAACCACCGGGCGAGCGACACGGTGGTGTGCGAGGGCCGCCCCCAGGTGCTAAGCGGGCGCTTCATGTACGGGCCCCTGGACGTCGTCACGCTAACCGGAGAGAAG GTGGATGTCTACATCATGACACAGCCGCTGTCGGGCAAGTGGATCTACTTTGGCACGGAAGTCACCAATAGCTCGGGCCGCCTCACCTTCCCAGTTCCCCCAGAGCGCGCGCTGGGCATTGGTGTCTACCCCGTGCGCATGGTGGTCAG GGGCGACCACACCTATGCCGAATGCTGCCTGACTGTGGTGGCCCGCGGCACGGAGGCTGTGGTCTTCAGCATCGACGGCTCCTTCACCGCCAGCGTCTCCATCATGGGCAGCGACCCCAAGGTGCGAGCTGGCGCCGTGGATGTGGTCAG GCACTGGCAGGACTCCGGCTACCTGATCGTGTATGTCACAGGCCGGCCGGATATGCAGAAGCACCGCGTGGTGGCCTGGCTATCGCAGCACAACTTCCCCCACGGCGTCGTCTCTTTCTGCGACGGCCTCACCCACGACCCGCTGCGCCAGAAGGCAATGTTTCTGCAGAGCCTGGTGCAGGAG GTAGAACTGAACATCGTGGCCGGTTATGGGTCTCCCAAAGATGTGGCTGTATACGCGGCACTGGGCCTGTCCCCAAGCCAGACCTACATCGTGGGCCGTGCCGTGCGGAAGCTACAGGCGCAGTGCCAG TTCCTGTCAGACGGCTATGTGGCCCACCTGGGCCAGCTGGAAGCAGGCTCACACTCGCATGCCTCCTCGGGACCCCCGAGAGCTGCCTTGGGCAAGAGCAGCTATGGTGTGGCTGCCCCCGTGGACTTCCTGCGCAAACAGAGCCAGCTGCTTCGCTCGAGGGGCCCCAGCCAGGCGGAGCGTGAGGGCCCGGGAACACCACCCACCACCCTGGCACGGGGCAAAGCACGGAGCATCAGCCTGAAGCTGGACAGCGAGGAGTGA